The following is a genomic window from Hymenobacter chitinivorans DSM 11115.
CCGCCGAGAAATGGACTCCGCGCGAGTCGGGCCTGCTTGGCCCCGTCACCCTGACCCCAACCACCACCGGCCAGCAGGTGCAGTAGGGCCGGAACCGAATAAAATTATAAGAACGTCATGCTGAGCGCAGTCGAAGCATCTCTACCGCAGTGCTAATTCGCACCGAAGCGGGAGAGATGCTTCGACGAGCTCAGCATGACTACAACGCTTACTCCTCGTTTCTAACGGCTTATGCGCATTTCCCGGCTCCTTACGTCTGCTTTCCTGCTGACCCTGACTTACTCGGCCCAAGCCAACGTCACGCTGCCCGCCCTGATTGCCGACAACATGGTGCTCCAGCAGAAAAGCACCGTGGCCCTCTGGGGCTGGGCCGAGGCCGGAGAAACGGTGAGCGTAACGGCCAGCTGGCAGAAAGCCCCGGTCAACGCTACGGCCGATGCGGCGGGCAACTGGCTGGTGCGGGTACCCACGGGCCAGGCGGGCGGGCCGTATACCATCCGGTTTCAGGGCCGGAATGAGCTGACGGTGCGCAACGTGCTGCTGGGCGAGGTCTGGCTGTGCTCGGGGCAGTCGAACATGGCGTTTTCCGTCAGTAAAAAGCCCAACAGCGGCTCCTATACCGGCGTTATCAATGAGGCCGAGGTGGTGCCCAAGGCCAGCTACCCGGCCATCCGGATGTTCACCGTGAAGAATACCGTGGCCAACGAGCCCCAGCGCGACACCCAGGGCCAGTGGCAGGTGTGTAGCCCCCAGACCGTGGGCGAATTCTCGGCCGTGGCCTACTTTTTTGCCCAGGAAATCCACGAGCACACCCGGCTGCCCATCGGCCTGATCAACTCGACCTGGGGCGGCACCCCGGCCGAGTCCTGGACCCGTAAGGACGTGCTGGAGCAGGACCCCGACTTCCGGCCCATCCTGCGCCGCTACGAGCGGGGCCTGACGACCTTCGAGCAGGACCAGGCCACCTACAAGCAGCAACTGGCCGAGTTTCAGCAGGAGCGGGCCGCCAACCCGCAAACGGCCCGTATGGCACCCGTCGCGCCGGTGGGAGTTACCTCGAATAAGTCGCCCTACAAGCTCTACAACGGCATGATTCGGCCCCTGATTCCCTACACGCTCCGGGGCGTACTCTGGTACCAGGGCGAAAACAACGCCGACCGGGCCTACCAGTACCGCCGTCTGTTTCCGGCCCTGATCCAAAGCTGGCGGCAGGAATGGCAGCAGCCCGAAATGCCCTTTTACTTCGTCCAGATTGCCCCGCACCGCAGCCAGAATCCCGAAATCCGGGAGGCCCAGCTGCTGACGCTGCAAACCGTGCCCCGCACCGGCATGGCCGTCATCACCGACTGGGGCGACTCACTCGATATTCACCCCCGCAACAAGCAGGTGGTGGGCCACCGCCTGGCCCAGTGGGCCCTGGCCAAAGACTACGGCGCGAAGAAAACGGTGTATTCGGGCCCCATCTACCACAGTATGAAAGTGGAAGCCGGCGGCCAGGTGCGCCTGCGCTTCGACTACGCCGCCGGCGGCCTGCAAGCCCGGAACGGGCCCCTGCGCGAGTTCACCATTGCCGGCCCCGACAGCGTTTTTCGCCCCGCCCAGGCCCGTATCGAGGGCAACTCGGTGGTGGTCTGGAACGAGCAGGTAAAGCAGCCCGTGGCCGTGCGCTTCGCCTGGCGGGCCATTCCCAACCCCAACTTCTACAACGCCGCCGGCCTGCCCGCCACGCCCTTCCGCACCGACCAGTGGAAGCTCAAAACCCAGGGTTTGCTGTAAGGTGAGTAGCAGGGAGTTACTGCGCCTGTCCTCCTCCATCTGGCGTACGCAGAGCGAAGGACCTTCCTCGCCTCAGTGACAAGCATCATTCAACGTGCTAAAGCCCATTACTACTGGTCAGGGAAGAGCTTTGGTATCAGGCTCGGCGGGGTAGGGGAGGAAGGTCCTTCCCTCCGCTGCGCTGCATTCAGGATGACAGGGAGTACATCAATTCGGCAGTTTTTCCGGTCTACGCTAATTCACTTACTTAACCCTTATCCGTCATCATGGAAGAAATTGCCTTTACCATGCAGCTCAAGCCCGGCGTAGCGGCCGAGTATCAGCGCCGCCACGACGAAATCTGGCCCGAGCTAACCCAGGCCCTGCACGAAGCCGGCATCCGCGACTATTCCATCTTCCTGGACGAGGCCAGCGGCCGGCTGTTTGCCGTGCAAAAGCGCCGGCCCGGCCACACCACCGACCAGCTCCCGAGCCAGGAAATCATGCGGCACTGGTGGGCCTACATGGCCGATTTGATGGAAACCAACCCCGACAACTCGCCCGTAGTGCAGTCCTTGGCTCGGGTGTTTCATCAGGACTAACCTATCCGTAGCGCGAACTGTGGCTGCGCCGACCTACGGTTGTAGTTCGTGTGCCCCGCGCTGAATCAACGATTGTCGTTCAGCCACGCGAACTACAGCCAACGGTCGGCGTAGCCAAAGTTCGCGCTACAAGCAAACGGCCCGCACCTGGGAGTTCCGGATGCGGGCCGTTTTAGCACAGTCGTAAGCTGCAGTTAATACCCTGGGTTCTGGTCGTAGAGGCCGGGGGCGGCGCTGAGCTCGGCCTGCGGGATGGGGTAAATAATGCTGTTAGCCGAGATGTTGCGGGTGATTTTGTTGCGGGTGTCTTCCTTGGGAATCCAGGCGTTCATCACATCCAGCACCACGCCCTCGCGCACCAAGTCGTGCCAGCGCAGGCCCTCACCGGCAAACTCCCGACGCCGCTCCTCCAGCAGCTGAGCCAGCGTGACGCCCGTAATTGGGCCCAGTCCGGCGCGGCTACGCACCTGGTTGACGGCCGCGTCCACGTCGGCCGGGGTGCCACCGGCACCGTGCAGGATGCACTCGGCCCGCATCAGTAGCACGTCGGTGTAGCGGAGCACGATGAAGTTGATGGGCCAGTCGAACCGGTCGACGCCGCGCAGGGTTTCGTTCAGGTATTTGCGCTCAAAGGCCCTGGTTTCCTTGATGTTGGTGAGCGTGGTGTAGCCCATCTGGAAGTTGAAGTCCTTGCGCCCGTCGCCGGTGGGGTAGGAGTTGAGCAGGTCGTTGGCCACGGGCTTGATTTCCTCGGCCCCGGCAAAGGGAATCTTCACCGCCGCGAAGTACACGCCCGGCGACACCAGCGTGGGCAGCGTGCCACCCCGGCCCGTACCCCCGCTGATGTACTGCACGTCGAAAATCACCTCCCGGTTGTTTTCGTTGGTGTAGCTGAAAATATCCGCGTACTTGGGTACGAAGCCAAACTTGCCGCTGGCAATGATTTCGTTCAGCAGCGTAGCCGCCTTGCCGTACTCATTGCTGCCCAGGCCCGGACCCTGAATGCCGTAAGTCGGGCCCGAGCGGGTGAGGTAGACCAGGGCCAGCAGGGCCTTGGCGGCGCTGGCCGTGGCCCGACCCACGCTGCCCTTGTCGGCCGTCACGGCGTTGTCGTAAATGAGCGGCAGGTTGGCAATGGCCGTTTGCAGGTCCGAAATTATCAGCTCGTACACCTGCGCTACCGGGGTACGGGGTACTTTCAGCACCTCGCTCGGCACCAGGGCCTTATCGATGAGGGGCACCCGGCCGAAGGTGCGCACCAGGTCGAAGTAGTAGAAGGCCCGCAGAAACTTGGCCTCGCCCTCGGTGCGGCTGCGCACGGCCGCGCTCAGCACGCTGCCGTTGGTGCCGGCCAGCTGATCGAGCACGGTATTGGCCCGCAGGATGGCGTTGTAATTCGTGGTCCAGGCCTCGGCAATGTAGGGGTTGGTGGCCAGCGTGGTCTGGAAGTTGTTGATGGGCTCCCAGTCGCGCACCCCGGCCTCGCCCACGCCGTAGATGTTGTCGGAGCGCATTTCCGAGAGGTTGTAGAGCCGGTCGGGGTAGGCCACCAGGCCGGCGTAAGTGGCCGTCAGGGCCTGGTCGAAGTCGTTGGGCGTTTGGTAGAACGTGGGCACTGAGCCGCTCGAAAGCGGGGCCTGGTCCAGGTCTTTTTCGCAGGCGCTCAGCGTCAGGAGCAGGGCCGCGGCCAGGGTGGTATAGCGGTTTTTCATGGGTGAAAAGCTCTGTGGCAGCAATTGCGGTTAGAAAGTCAGGTTCAGGCCCAGTACCAGGGACTTGGTCAGGGGCAGGCCGCCGTAGTCGACGCCCACGGGGAAGCTTGCGTCGCCGCCGTCGGTGTTCACCGCCTCGGGGTTGTAGCCGCCGTCGTATTTGTCCTGGCCGAAGAAGTTTTCGGCTGTCACGTAGATGCGGGCGCCCTGGGCAATGCTTTTCTTAATAACCAGGCCCAGATCGTAGCCCAGGGTGATATTGCGCACCCGGTAGTAGTCGGACGAATACAGCCAGTCGGTGTTTTTGATGCGGCCGAACGTCGAGTAGGCCTTGCCCCGCTCACCCGCGCCGGGGTTGTCGGCCGAGCGCCACCGCTCGGTGTAGAAGGCCGGCACGTTGTCGACGTAGCCCTGCCCGGTCCGGTCGATGGCCCGGCCGAAGAGCGAGTAAATCGAGCCGCCCCACTGGCCCTGAACCAGCACGCTCAAATCGAAGCCTTTGTACTTGAAGCTGTTGGTGATGCCGGCCACGTAGTCGGGATTCGGGTGGCCCACGATGACCCGGTCGTTGGGGTCAATCTTGCCGTCGCCGTTGGCATCGAAGTACTTCGGGTCGCCCACGGTCTGGGAGCCGTACAGCGCGGCCTTGCTGTCCAGGTCGGCCTGCGACAAAATGCCGATCTGCTTGACGACGTAGATGCTGTAGAGCGGCTGACCGACCTGCAGGATGTTGTTGGGAATATCGAAGGCCGACACCACCTGAATCGGGGCGTCGCCCTGGCCCAGGTGCACTACTTTGTTGGTGTTGTGGGCCAGGTTCACGGCCGTGTTCCACTGGAAGGCGCCGGTCAGGTTGCGGCTGCTCAGCTCCAGTTCCCAGCCCTTGTTCACCACTTCACCCACGTTGGTAAGCTGGGTGGTAAAGCCCGCCGAGGACGGAATGGGCACGTTGAGCAGCAAATCCTTGCTGGTTTTGGTGTAGTAGTCGAACGAGCCGGTGAGGCGGTTTTTGAGCACCCCGAAGTCTACGCCCACGTCCAGGGTCTGGGACTTTTCCCACTTCAGATCGGGGTTATTCACCCGGTTCGGCGCCTGTCCGTTCACCGGCGTCGTGCCGAAGCTGTAGCCGTAGCTGCCCAGGGTGGCCACGCTGCTGTAGTCGCCGATGTTGTTGTTGCCCGACAGGCCGTAGGAAGCCCGCAGCTTGAGCTCACTCAGGGCACTGAGGCTCTGCAGAAAGCTTTCCTGGGACAGGCGCCAGCCCGCCGACACCGACGGAAACACGCCGAACTGCTGGTTCTGCCCGAAGCGCGAAGACCCGTCGCGGCGCACCGTGCCCGACACCAGGTATTTGCCCAGATACGAGTACTGCACCCGCCCGAAGTAAGACACCAGCACGTTGCGGGTTTCGGTGGTAAAGTTGTTGGCCGTGCCCGACACGCTGGCCGCTCCGTTGATGGTCGTCACGGCGCTATTGACGAAGCCCCCGGCGGCCGTCAGGCGCTGGGCATCGAGCTTGGTCACGTTATAGGCGTAGCCCACCAGGGCCGAAAAGTCGTGGTTGCCGCCCAGGTTGAAGCTGTAGGCCAGGGTGTTTTCGTTGACGAAGGTGGTGCGCCGGTAGCCGTTGTAGGAGCCCTGGGCCTGGCGGTTGCCGAGGCTGCCGTTCACGAAGGCCGGGCTGTAGGCTTTGGTGGCCCCGTCGCTGTTGTCCAGGTTCAGGGTGGAGCGCAGGTTCAGGTTTTTGACCAGCTGGTACTCGGCGTAAAGCGTGGCCAGGGTGCGCATGGTGCGGGTTTCGCCGGTGTTGTTTTCCAGCTGCCGCAGCGGGCTGTTGCGCGTGGCGCCCCAGCGGTAACTGGTAAAGTCGCCGGTGTTGGTGTTCAGGCCGGCCTCGGCCTCCACGACGGGCGTAATCGAGGTGAGCAGGTGAATCAGCGCGTCCTTGCCTTCCACGCCGGGGTCCTTGGCCACGGAGTAGGAAGGGGAGAGGTTGAGGCCAAACTTGAGCTTGTCGGTGGCCTTGATGTCGAGGTTGGCCCGGCCCGAGTAGCGCTTATAGCCCAGGCCCGGCAGAATCCCGGTCTGGGTGAAATAGTCGCCCGACACGTAGTAGTTCACGAAGTCGTTGGCCCCGCTGGCCGACACCTGGTAGTCCTGGGTGGCGCCCTTCTGAAAAGCTTCCTTTTCCCAGTCCACGTAGGTCAGGCCCGGGTGGCCGGGCTCAAACCACCGGTCGTCGACCATGTAGGTGGGGTTGATGGTGTTCACGCCCAGAATCTTCATCCGCTCGGCTGTGGTTTGGGCGGCGGTGCGGCCCGTCCCCGAGCCGACCCAGGTGGCGTTGATGATTTCGGTGGCCCGGTCGACCCACTGCTCGGCGCTGAGCATGGGCAGGGTGCGCACGGCCTGGCTGTAGCCGGCGTAGGTGTTCAGGTTGATGCGGGGCTTGCCGCTTTTGCCCTTTTTGGTGGTAATCAGCACCACGCCGTTGGAAGCCCGGGAACCGTAGATGGCGGCCGCCGCGGCATCCTTGAGCACCTCGATGCTTTCAATGTCGTTCGGGTTGATGTTGTCCAGCGGGCTGCCCGTGCCGAAGCGGCCTCCGGCATTCTGGGCAGCCGTTTCCAGCGGAAATCCGTCGATGACGTAAAGCGGCTCGTTGCCGGCCGTAATGGAGCCCGAGCCCCGCACCTGCACCGAAAAGCCCCGGCCCGGCACGCCCGTCGTCTGCTTGACCTGCACGCCGGCCAGCTGCCCGATCAGGGCCTGATCCACGCGGGCAATGGGCCGCTCTTCGAGCTGCTTGGCGTCGAAGCGGGCAATGGCGGCCGTCACGTCGGCCTTTTTCTGGGTGCCGTAGCCCACTACCACCACTTCCTCCAGGGCCTTGGCGTCGTCGGCCAGCCGGATGCTGAGCGTCGTGGCCCCGCTGAAGCTTTGCTCCTGGGTTTGGTAGCCGATGTAGCTGAAAACCAAGGTGCCGGCCGTTTCGGGCACGGCCAGCGCGAAGCTGCCGTCGGGTCCGGTGGTCGTGCCGCGGGTCGTGCCCTTGAGCACTACCGTGACGCCGGGCAGGGCCTCACCGTTAGACGCCGTTACTTTGCCCGTCACCTGCCACTCGGCCACGGCCGCCGGGCGGGCTACGGCCAGCGTCAGGGCCGGCAGCCGCTCGGCCAGCAGGGGCCCGGGCAGCGCGAAGGTTGCCAGACCAGCCAGCCACCAGGTAGAAGTTTTTTTCATGGGTACGCGGGGTGAGAGGTGAAATGAATGGGGCCGAAAGCCGCAAGGCGTTGCCAAATTATTCCTTCACTCACCCCAAACTCTCCTGTAGACTGCTGGGTGGGATTATTTGGGGATGTAATTTTACGTCTGGACCAGAACAGAGCGGCAGTTTCAGCGGTAAATAGCTCGGCAATAGAATATTTGGCCGCAGGTCGCCTCAGCCGTGCAAATACCAGGCTGGCCATAAATTGGATAGAGTAGCCGCTGAATCAGCCCCGAGCCGCTGGCGTCACACTAAAAAACGGGCTGCGTCTAGCCCTGGCAATGCGGTTCAGCGAAGTGCCGCAGTGAGTACTTGCTCACGCAAACCCCGGTTTACCGGCCGGCTTCGGCGCCAAACCGCCGGCAGCAGGAGGGTACGGGAGGGTTCGGGCACCGGCAAGGCCCACCTTTGGAATAATTGGAGAGCCTAGTTGACCGACGCGTGGCCACAGGGTAGCCGGAAAGCTTATGTGGGAATTTGACTTCCTGCCGCCGGCCACGCGTCACCTCGGCTTACCCATTACCTGGCCTTTCCGCTTTTCGCTCCACCCGTATGCTGCTCAACCTGACTTTCCTGCTGCCGTTACTCACTTGGCTCGGCAGCTTCACCGAGCCTGTTTCGGCTCCCGTTTCTACCGTCCCTCCGGCCGCTACTGACCCGGCCTGGGTCAAGGAAACCGGCGCCAAAACCCGACCCGCCACCAAAAACACGTTTCTGGTGGCCAAGTACGGGGCCGTGGCCGACGGCAAAACCCTCAATACCCAAGCCATTCAGAAAGCCATTGACGCGGCGGCCAAGAAAGGTGGCGTCGTTACGTTTGCGCCCGGCCAGTACCTGACGGGCTCCATCTTCCTCAAGAAAGGGGTGACCCTGAACCTGCCCAAGGGCGTGACGTTGCTCGGCAGCCAGGACCTGAAAGACTACCCCGAACTACCCACCCGCGTGGCCGGCATCGAAATGAAGTGGCCCGCCGCCCTGATCAACGTGCTCGACCAGGACAACGTGGCCATTACCGGCGAAGGCACCGTGGACGGGCAGGGCAAGCCGTTTTGGGACAACTACTGGGCCATGCGCAAAGACTACGACCCCAAGGGCCTGCGCTGGATTATTGACTACGACGCCAAGCGTCCCCGCACCCTGCTAGTGGCTAATTCCTCGAACGTGACGCTCCAGGGCATTACCCTGCAGCGGGCCGGGTTCTGGACGGTCCACATTCTCTACTCCAAAAACGTAACGGCCGACGGGCTGACGATTCGCAACAACATCGGCGGCCACGGCCCCAGCACCGACGGCATCGACATTGATTCGAGCTCCTACGTGCTGGTCCAGAACTGCGACATCGACTGCAACGACGACAACTTCTGCCTCAAGGCCGGCCGCGACGCCGACGGCCTGCGCGTGAACCGCCCCGCCGAGTACATCCTGATTCAGAACTGCGTGGCCGGGGCCGGCGACGGACTTTTTACCTGCGGCTCGGAAACTTCCGGTGGCATCCGTCACGTCATTGCCCGCAACCTCACGGCCAAGGGCACCAAGGTCGGCATCCGCATCAAGTCGGCCCTCACCCGGGGCGGCACCGTGGAGGATATTACCGTCGACAACATCGAAATGGACGGCGTGGGCACGGCCATCCTAATGACCATGAACTGGAACCCGGCCTACAGCTACTCGTCGTTGCCCGAGGGCTACACCCAGGAAACCCTGCCCGCCCACTGGAAAGCCATGCTCACCAAGGTGGAGCCCGCCGAGAAGGGCATTCCCCACTTCAAGGACGTGACCATCACCAACGTGCGGGTGCGCAACGCCAAAACCGCCATTTCGGCCGAGGGCCAGGCCAATTCCCTGCTGGAAAATATGACCCTCGAAAATATTACCATGACGGCCGAAACTGCCGGCGGCATCAACTATGGCACCGGCTGGCACGTGAAAAACATCAACATCACGGCCCAGGACCAGGAGCCGGTGGCCGTCATCAACAGCACGGGCATGAAATTTTAGAGCTTTTTATTGGATTGGGAGAAAAAAGCGGCCTCTGGTAGGGGCCGCTTTTTTGTTTTTGGGATATTGCCCCACTATTTCTGTTCTTTTATCCTATTCCCATGGCGGCTGCTCTGCTGGCGTATTTGCAACTGTTTGGACCGCTGCCGGCCCCCGACCAGACGTTGATTGCCGGCGCCTGGACGCCCCGGTCCCTGGCCGAAGGCGAGACGTTGTTTGCGGCGGGGGCAGTGTGCCGGGAGCTGTTTTTTATTGACCAGGGCGTGTTGCGCATTGTGGTAACCCAGGAAACGGGCAAGGAGGTGACCCACTTTTTTCTGGCTGAAAATCGGTTCTGCACCATTCTGCGCAGCTTTACCCACGAAGTGCCCGCCGCCGAAAGCATACTGGCGGCTTGCCCGGCCCGGGTCTTGGTCATCGGTAAGCCCCGGCTGGAGGCACTCTACCAGCAGCTGCCCTACCTGCGCCCCCGCATCGACCAAATCATTCAGCAGGGCCTGCTCGACAAGATTCAAACCCGCAACGCCTATCTGGGCCAGGACTCGGCCACGCGCTACCAACGCTTCTTGCAGGGGCAGCCTGACATTGCCCGCCGCGTGTCGCTCACCGATGTGGCCTCCTACCTGGGCATCACGCCCCAGTCCTTGAGCCGGATTCGCCGGGGCAGCCGCTAGGGCCGTTTTTACCATTTGGTAAGTAGCTGGGGCGGGGCCGCCGCGGACCTTTGTCGGGTTCAACCAACGTCCTTCAACCCCATGCACGAGCAAATCACCCCAGGAGTATTAATCGGCCAGCGCGTTGTGGTGCTCGGCGGCAGCGCCGGTATCGGTTTGGCCACGGCCCAGCTGGCTGCCGCCGTCGGCGCCCAGGTTGTCATCGTCTCCAGCAACCAGCCGCGCCTCGAGGCGGCCTTACAGAGTTTGCCCGGAGCCAGCACCGGCCACCTCGCCGACCTTACCCAGGAAGCGCAGCTGCATGCTCTATTCGAGCGAATCGGCGCTTTCGACCACCTCGTCTTTACCGCCGGCGAGTCGCTGCTGCTGGGCGAGCTGGTCCAAACCGACCTATCCCTCATCCGGCGGGCGTTTGAGTTGCGTTACTACGGCGCCCTGGCCGCGGTGAAGCACGCCCAGCCGTACGTGCGGCCTGGCGGCTCCATAACCCTAACGTCCGGCATTGCCAGCCGGCGGCCCGGTAAAGGCTGGGCCGTGGGAGCCAGCATCTGCGGGGCCATCGATGCCCTTACCCGGGCCCTAGCCGTGGAGCTGGCCCCGATTCGGGTCAATAACGTGGCGCCGGGCGTGGTAAAAACCGACCTCTGGGCCGCTATGCCCGCCCCCGACCGGGCTGCCATGTACGCCGGTATTGGTCAGAGCCTGCCCGTTGGCCGCGTGGGCGAAGCTCCCGACGTTGCCCAGACCTACCTCTACCTGATGCAGCAGCGCTACGGTACCGGTCAGAGCATCGTGGTGGATGGCGGCAACGTACTGGTTTAAACGGCGGACTTCGTTGCTACGACCCACCGGGCTGGCTGTTTGCCGGCCCGGTGGGTCGTTTTACGTCCTTGAGAAAGTACCCGTGGGCGCCCCTGTGCTGGTCCGGAATCTAGGTCGGGGTAGAAGGGTAGGGCCTCGGCTACCGACTTGGAAAACTTGCATTATTCTTTGCCGGTAGGTAGTCAATCGGCGAAACCAGCCCTCGGCTTCGGTACCGGCGGGGGGAGAGACTGAGTAAAATAGTTTGCGGCCCGATGGATATCCAAACGTTTCCGCAAACGGTTGCGGTACTTTCATTTTCCTCGGTTCGGGCCGCGGGGTAGCGTGGCTATGGCGGGGCAGTATCTTCCGGTAGAAACGGCTCTAGGTGGTCATTAGCGGCATAACTAGCTGTGAGGCCCAGGCTGGGTTAATGGGGTGAAGCAATTGGATTTATTCCCGGAAACGTTTGCGGAATAAGTCCAGCATTGCGCCACCTACCGCACCCAGCCGCCGGTTCCGTCCCCCGATTACTGTACGCTTCCTTACCCACCAAACCCTTTCTCTATGAAAATCAATCTTTCCGCACTACTCGTTACTGAGGTTTCAGCCGGGCACCGCTGGCGCCAAGCCAAAACCGGGCTCTTGGTGCTAGCTTTTACGCTACTGCACCTGAGCCTGCGGGCCCAGATTCCACTGGTATATTCGGCCGAAAACACGGGCGCAACCTGCACGGCCCCGCCGCTGCCCACCTTTAGCCAGCTACCCGTGGTGCAGCCGCTCACCGACCCGTTTATGTGGTCCGATGGGCGGGGCCGCTCCACGAGCTTCAGCACCTGGGAGTGCCGGCGCAATGAAATCAAGGCCGAAATTGAGAACTACGAAATCGGTGCCAAGCCCACTCGGCCCCAGAACATTACGGCCAGCTACGCCGCCGGCATTCTGACGGTGAACGTGACGGTAAGCAGCCAAACCCTGACGCTGACCTCGGAAGTGGTGCTGCCCACCGGCAGCGGGCCTTTCCCGGCCATTATCGGCATGAATAGCGCCTCGGGCAGCGTGCCGGCCGACATTTTTACCAGCCGCAACATTGCCACCATTCGCTACAATCACAACCAGGTAACAACCTACGGCAACCCCCAGCTCACCGACCCCTACTACCGGCTCTATCCCGACCAGAACCTGGATAACGCGGGCCAGTACAGTGCCTGGGCCTGGGGCGTGAGCCGCCTCATCGACGGCCTGGAGCTGGTGCAGGCCAGCCTGCCCGTCAACCTAAGCCGCCTTGGGGTAACGGGCTGCTCCTACGCCGGGAAAATGGCTTTGTTCTCGGGTGCTTTCGACGAGCGGATTGCCCTGACTATTGCTCAGGAATCGGGTGGGGGCGGGGCCCCGGCGTGGCGGGTGTCGGAAACCCTGGGCGCGGTGGAAAAGCTGGGCGCTACCGACTACAAGTGGTTTCGCGAGGACATGAAGCAGTTTGCCGATGCCAACGTGGCCAAGCTGCCCCACGACCACCACGAGCTGATGGCTATGATTGCGCCCCGGGCCCTGCTCGTAACCGGCAACACCGACTTCGAGTGGCTGGCCAACCCCTCGGCCTACGTATCGGCCCGGGCTGCCCACGAGGTGTGGAAGACCTTCGGCATTGGGGACCGGTTTGGGTTCTACATCGACGGCGGGCACAACCACTGCGCCATCCCGACCACCCAGCGGCCGGCCGTGGAGGCCTTTGTCGACAAGTTTCTGGTGGGCAACACCAGCGTCAATACCAACATCATGGTGCACCCCTATCCGCAGCTGAACTACCAGCGCTGGTACCAGTGGTGGGGCACCAATAACCCGGTGCTGCCCGCTGAGCCCCTGGGCAAGCGCCTGTGGCTGGAAGCCGAGTGCGCCACCGTGGGCTCGAGCTGGGACGTAGTAAATGATGCCGATGCCTCAAATGGGAAATCGGTGCGGGTGAAGGCCGGCCTGAGCAGCTCCACTGCGGCTCCTACCAGCACGGTTTCCTACCTGACTATGCCCTTTACCATCGACAGCGCCGCTACCTACAATGTGGTGGCCCGGCAAAACGTGCCGGCCGGGGAAGAGTGCGGCTACTGGCTCAAGGTAGATAACGAGGCCTTCCAGTCCATCGGCAGCCAGCTGATCGGCAATGCGGGCTTCGAAAACGGGCTGACCGGCTGGACGACCCTGAACTCGACCGGCGCCACCATCAGTGCCAATACGGTGGCGGCCGAGGCGCATACGGGTACGGGCTCGATGAAAGTGGTGAACCCGACGGCCCAGCCCGGCAACCAGTGGCGGGTGCAGGTGAGCAGCGCGGCTTTTTCGACCACCATTGGCAAGCAGTACACCATTTCGTACTGGGTGCGGGCCGCGGCGGCCGGGGGCTCCATCCGCCTTTCTACCGGCCCGAGCGGCGCCCAGTACCAGGCCGACCAAACCATCGGTACGGCCTGGCAGCAGGTCACCTGGACCATCACGGCGTCATTGGCGTCGACTACCTTCCTGTTCGACATGGGCCAGGTAGCTACCACCTACTATATCGACGACGTCAGCGTGAAGGAAGTGAATGCCGGCAGCGGCTGGAGCTGGACGAAGCTCAAGGACCTGGTGTTGCCCGTCGGGGCCCACACGCTGACCATTGCCTATAACACCGGCGGCGGGGCCAAGC
Proteins encoded in this region:
- a CDS encoding glycoside hydrolase family 28 protein, which gives rise to MLLNLTFLLPLLTWLGSFTEPVSAPVSTVPPAATDPAWVKETGAKTRPATKNTFLVAKYGAVADGKTLNTQAIQKAIDAAAKKGGVVTFAPGQYLTGSIFLKKGVTLNLPKGVTLLGSQDLKDYPELPTRVAGIEMKWPAALINVLDQDNVAITGEGTVDGQGKPFWDNYWAMRKDYDPKGLRWIIDYDAKRPRTLLVANSSNVTLQGITLQRAGFWTVHILYSKNVTADGLTIRNNIGGHGPSTDGIDIDSSSYVLVQNCDIDCNDDNFCLKAGRDADGLRVNRPAEYILIQNCVAGAGDGLFTCGSETSGGIRHVIARNLTAKGTKVGIRIKSALTRGGTVEDITVDNIEMDGVGTAILMTMNWNPAYSYSSLPEGYTQETLPAHWKAMLTKVEPAEKGIPHFKDVTITNVRVRNAKTAISAEGQANSLLENMTLENITMTAETAGGINYGTGWHVKNINITAQDQEPVAVINSTGMKF
- a CDS encoding Crp/Fnr family transcriptional regulator, whose translation is MAAALLAYLQLFGPLPAPDQTLIAGAWTPRSLAEGETLFAAGAVCRELFFIDQGVLRIVVTQETGKEVTHFFLAENRFCTILRSFTHEVPAAESILAACPARVLVIGKPRLEALYQQLPYLRPRIDQIIQQGLLDKIQTRNAYLGQDSATRYQRFLQGQPDIARRVSLTDVASYLGITPQSLSRIRRGSR
- a CDS encoding SDR family oxidoreductase codes for the protein MHEQITPGVLIGQRVVVLGGSAGIGLATAQLAAAVGAQVVIVSSNQPRLEAALQSLPGASTGHLADLTQEAQLHALFERIGAFDHLVFTAGESLLLGELVQTDLSLIRRAFELRYYGALAAVKHAQPYVRPGGSITLTSGIASRRPGKGWAVGASICGAIDALTRALAVELAPIRVNNVAPGVVKTDLWAAMPAPDRAAMYAGIGQSLPVGRVGEAPDVAQTYLYLMQQRYGTGQSIVVDGGNVLV
- a CDS encoding glucuronyl esterase domain-containing protein — protein: MKINLSALLVTEVSAGHRWRQAKTGLLVLAFTLLHLSLRAQIPLVYSAENTGATCTAPPLPTFSQLPVVQPLTDPFMWSDGRGRSTSFSTWECRRNEIKAEIENYEIGAKPTRPQNITASYAAGILTVNVTVSSQTLTLTSEVVLPTGSGPFPAIIGMNSASGSVPADIFTSRNIATIRYNHNQVTTYGNPQLTDPYYRLYPDQNLDNAGQYSAWAWGVSRLIDGLELVQASLPVNLSRLGVTGCSYAGKMALFSGAFDERIALTIAQESGGGGAPAWRVSETLGAVEKLGATDYKWFREDMKQFADANVAKLPHDHHELMAMIAPRALLVTGNTDFEWLANPSAYVSARAAHEVWKTFGIGDRFGFYIDGGHNHCAIPTTQRPAVEAFVDKFLVGNTSVNTNIMVHPYPQLNYQRWYQWWGTNNPVLPAEPLGKRLWLEAECATVGSSWDVVNDADASNGKSVRVKAGLSSSTAAPTSTVSYLTMPFTIDSAATYNVVARQNVPAGEECGYWLKVDNEAFQSIGSQLIGNAGFENGLTGWTTLNSTGATISANTVAAEAHTGTGSMKVVNPTAQPGNQWRVQVSSAAFSTTIGKQYTISYWVRAAAAGGSIRLSTGPSGAQYQADQTIGTAWQQVTWTITASLASTTFLFDMGQVATTYYIDDVSVKEVNAGSGWSWTKLKDLVLPVGAHTLTIAYNTGGGAKLDKLVLATSMASISGLGGAATNCTVTANTPSAVASGIEVYPNPAHDKLTVVLGANPLQVRSIEVLDVTGRVLSTVDVGPQTQVSIARGLLRPGIYVLRFHGSQTRTQRIVIQ